A window of Sphingobacterium sp. SRCM116780 contains these coding sequences:
- a CDS encoding S41 family peptidase, whose product MNLRFFCLIFIYILFCRICVGQDKIMLSPLEQREDFKALVDTLKLVHPNIYQRISEKKLNNIIDSLALTMQKEISLAGFYHKSMELLQRIADGHLAINPFSLNKDVNYASPIYNFRYYLKDEHIYIVDSNEEDKHLIGYELQSINGIPVQKIIKYITAGSICFDGENNGFQTYYLNEFFHLPYFMIQYFNLESTAHFILKKGNDIVELVLEKDINKKTKWFPTERPKIVNTGDNEVGYRRFLYSMGLNSFQSATAVEAYFDQIGLDTLGSFVLDLRNNTGGFNHLSMELLSYFISDTTYYLEKGIMNESFLQFLAVRNVDYRNELVKVGEDMRQMVVPSKKSFKGTLYVLVNNGTFSNGAYLASHLKRQKNVVLVGDTVGGSGYSSIAGRMIPFNLPNSKLQVTMGAFYNQIYGGQKSDSLLTPTIFIPYDIEDIILKKDKEMAWVIALMKKTNNFAY is encoded by the coding sequence ATGAACCTAAGATTTTTTTGTTTAATTTTTATCTACATTTTGTTTTGCCGTATCTGTGTCGGTCAAGATAAAATAATGTTGTCTCCTTTGGAACAGCGAGAAGATTTTAAAGCCTTGGTGGATACATTAAAACTGGTACATCCAAATATATATCAACGTATCTCTGAAAAGAAACTGAATAACATAATTGATTCATTAGCGCTGACTATGCAAAAAGAAATCTCGCTAGCAGGTTTTTATCATAAAAGCATGGAATTATTGCAAAGGATAGCAGATGGGCATCTTGCAATCAATCCATTTTCTCTGAACAAAGATGTAAATTATGCTAGTCCCATTTATAATTTTAGGTATTATCTTAAGGATGAACATATCTATATTGTGGATAGCAATGAAGAGGATAAGCATTTGATCGGCTATGAATTGCAAAGTATAAATGGAATTCCTGTGCAAAAAATTATTAAGTACATTACAGCTGGATCAATCTGCTTTGATGGTGAAAATAATGGATTTCAAACCTACTATCTCAATGAGTTTTTTCATCTTCCCTACTTTATGATTCAATATTTTAATCTTGAGTCTACAGCGCATTTTATTTTGAAAAAGGGAAATGATATCGTGGAGCTTGTGTTAGAAAAAGATATAAATAAAAAAACGAAGTGGTTTCCTACAGAGAGACCAAAGATCGTTAATACTGGAGATAATGAGGTGGGGTATCGTCGTTTTTTATACAGCATGGGACTCAATTCTTTTCAATCAGCCACAGCGGTAGAAGCGTATTTTGATCAGATCGGATTGGATACTTTGGGCAGCTTTGTGTTGGATTTACGTAATAATACAGGTGGGTTTAATCATCTTAGCATGGAGCTTCTTTCTTATTTTATTTCAGATACGACTTATTACTTAGAGAAAGGAATAATGAACGAATCTTTCTTGCAGTTTCTGGCTGTCAGAAATGTTGATTATAGAAATGAACTGGTCAAAGTCGGGGAAGATATGAGGCAAATGGTTGTTCCTTCCAAAAAATCGTTTAAAGGGACATTATATGTTTTGGTCAATAATGGAACTTTTTCTAATGGGGCTTATCTCGCTTCTCATTTAAAAAGGCAAAAAAATGTTGTTTTGGTAGGCGATACTGTCGGTGGATCGGGATATAGCAGTATTGCCGGTAGAATGATTCCTTTTAATCTTCCTAATTCAAAATTGCAAGTTACGATGGGTGCATTTTATAATCAAATTTATGGTGGTCAGAAAAGTGATTCTTTGCTTACTCCAACCATTTTTATTCCTTATGATATCGAAGATATCATATTGAAAAAGGACAAGGAAATGGCATGGGTCATTGCATTAATGAAGAAAACAAATAACTTTGCTTATTAA
- the dprA gene encoding DNA-processing protein DprA — MSFYHQIALTKIKGVGPKTARNLLAYCGSVQEILETKASILAKIPGVNSKTATEIAAKNYQEATEKEIAFVEKHQIQVLWITNPDYPTKLRNCEDAPLVLYYKGNADLNNERVVSIVGTRDATNYGRKICDTLIEQLKPLHTTIVSGLAYGIDIAAHKSALLNQIPTVAVLGHGLDRIYPASHRETASNMIYQGGLLTEFASDTKLERQNFPMRNRIIAGMADVTIVIEAAIKGGALITAEIANSYNRDVCAFPGGVDQTYSAGCNYLIKTNRAHLIRDAQDLCYLMNWDLENTKTQTQLSLIPTDLNQDQLHIYHFIKEKKQVTIDKISRFCNWSQSKLAIVLLEMEMNGHITSLPGKVYTL; from the coding sequence ATGAGTTTTTACCATCAAATAGCACTTACCAAAATTAAAGGTGTAGGACCTAAAACTGCGCGAAATTTACTCGCCTACTGTGGTTCTGTGCAAGAAATATTAGAAACAAAAGCAAGCATATTAGCAAAAATACCAGGGGTTAATAGCAAAACTGCCACTGAAATAGCGGCAAAAAACTATCAGGAAGCGACCGAGAAAGAAATCGCATTCGTCGAAAAACATCAGATTCAGGTGTTATGGATAACGAACCCCGATTACCCTACGAAATTAAGAAACTGCGAAGATGCTCCACTTGTTTTATATTATAAAGGTAATGCCGATCTCAACAATGAACGTGTGGTGAGTATTGTCGGCACAAGAGATGCAACAAATTATGGTCGAAAAATATGTGACACCTTAATAGAGCAGTTGAAACCACTTCATACCACGATTGTTAGCGGGCTTGCCTACGGTATTGATATAGCTGCACACAAAAGTGCATTGCTGAATCAAATACCGACAGTCGCTGTATTGGGACATGGATTAGACCGAATATATCCCGCTAGTCATAGAGAAACGGCATCCAATATGATTTATCAAGGTGGTTTATTGACAGAATTTGCTTCTGACACCAAATTAGAGCGTCAAAACTTCCCTATGCGGAATCGGATTATTGCAGGCATGGCGGATGTAACCATCGTTATCGAAGCCGCAATAAAAGGCGGTGCCCTGATCACAGCAGAAATAGCGAATAGTTATAACAGAGATGTCTGTGCTTTTCCTGGAGGTGTCGATCAGACGTATTCAGCAGGATGCAATTACCTCATCAAAACCAACCGTGCTCACTTGATCCGCGATGCACAAGATTTATGCTATCTGATGAATTGGGATCTTGAAAACACGAAAACCCAAACGCAATTATCCTTGATCCCAACAGATTTAAATCAAGATCAATTACATATTTATCATTTTATAAAAGAAAAAAAACAAGTTACTATTGATAAGATTAGCCGCTTTTGCAATTGGTCACAAAGTAAATTAGCGATCGTATTACTCGAAATGGAAATGAATGGTCATATAACCTCCCTTCCAGGCAAAGTATATACATTATAA